In Deltaproteobacteria bacterium, the genomic stretch GGACGCTGTGGCGCGCGTTCCAGCGCACCTACGACCGCCTCGGCTGCGATCCCTACATCGGACGCCGGCTGGTCTCGCTCCTGCACGAGGCCGGCGCGGCGCCGGTCCGGTCGACGTGGATCTATTTCGGGTCGTGCGCTGCCGAGGCGAACTGGCCCGGATTCGTCGAGAACATCCACAGCCAGCTCGCCGGAGCGCGGGAAGCAATGGTGCAGGGCGGCCTGCTGGGCGCGGCGGAAATCGATGCGGCGCTGGACGCTTTCCGCGAGTGGGCGCGGCGCCCCGAGGCAGCGATCTGGTACGCAGTCTGCCTGGCGGAAGGAGCCCGGAGATGACGGCGCTGGAGAAGTGGGCGCGCGAAGTGTACGGCAAGTCGGCGGCGAAGCCGGGCGCGCTGCGCAAAGCGCTCTTCCAGACGTCCAGCGGCATCGAGGTGAAGCCGCTCTACTCGCCGGACGAGGCGCCGCCCTCGATCGGATATCCCGGCCAGTACCCGTTCACGCGCGGCATCCAGCCGACGATGTACCGCGGACGCTTCTGGACCATGCGGCAGTATGCCGGCTTCGGCACCGCGGAGCAGACCAACGAGCGTTTCCACTACCTGCTCGACTCCGGTCAGACCGGCCTCTCCACCGCGTTCGATCTCCCCACCCAGATGGGTCACGACTCGGACAGCCCGCGTGCGCGAGGCGAGGTGGGCCGTGTCGGCGTGGCCATCGACTCCGTCGACGACATGGAGCGCCTCTTCCGCGGCATCGACCTGGGCAAGGTCTCCACCTCGATGACCATCAATGCCACCGCGGCGACGCTGCTCGCGCTCTACCAGGCGGTGGGCGAGGCGCACGGGACCCGCGCGGCGGATCTCTCGGGGACCATCCAGAACGACATCCTCAAGGAGTACATGGCGCGCGGGACGTACGTGTATCCGCCCGCGCCATCCATGCGACTCATCACCGACACGTTCGAGTACGCCTCGAAGGTGGTGCCAAAGTGGAACCCGATCTCCATCTCCGGCTACCACATCCGCGAAGCGGGCTCGACGGCCGCGCAGGAGATCGCGTTCACGCTCGGCGACGGGATTGCGTACGTCGACGCCGCCATGAAGCGCGGCCTGGACGTCGACTCCTTCGCCGGCCGCCTCAGCTTCTTCTTCAACGTCCACAACAACTTCCTCGAGGAGGTCGCCAAGTTCCGCGCCGCCCGGCGCCTCTGGGCCCGCACGATGAAGGAGCGCTTCAAGGCGAAGGACCCGCGCTCGTGCACGCTGCGGTTCCACGCGCAGACGGCGGGGTCCACGCTGACGGCGCAGCAGCCGGACAACAACGTGGTCCGGGTCGCCATCCAGGCGCTGGCCGCGGTGCTCGGCGGGTGCCAATCGCTGCATACGAACAGCCGCGACGAGGCGCTCAGCTTGCCCACGGAGGCGAGCGCCCGCATTGCCCTGCGGACGCAGCAGATCGTCGCGCACGAGAGCGGCGTCTGCGACTTCATCGACGGATTGGGAGGCTCCTGGGCGCTGGAGTCGCTCACCGACGAGCTGGAGGCGAAGGCGGTCGACTACCTCCGCAGGATCGACGAGATGGGCGGGATGGTCGAGGCGATCTCGCGTCAGTTCCCGCAGCGCGAGATCGAGGACGCGGCCTATGCGGCGCAGAAGGAGGTGGAGGAGAAGAAACAAACCGTGGTCGGCGTCAACGAGTTCGTCTCCTCCGCCGAGGCGCCGATGGACATGCTGCGCATCGACCCGAAGCTGGAAGAGCAGCAGATCGCCCGGGTGAAAGCCTTCCGCAG encodes the following:
- a CDS encoding methylmalonyl-CoA mutase; translation: MTALEKWAREVYGKSAAKPGALRKALFQTSSGIEVKPLYSPDEAPPSIGYPGQYPFTRGIQPTMYRGRFWTMRQYAGFGTAEQTNERFHYLLDSGQTGLSTAFDLPTQMGHDSDSPRARGEVGRVGVAIDSVDDMERLFRGIDLGKVSTSMTINATAATLLALYQAVGEAHGTRAADLSGTIQNDILKEYMARGTYVYPPAPSMRLITDTFEYASKVVPKWNPISISGYHIREAGSTAAQEIAFTLGDGIAYVDAAMKRGLDVDSFAGRLSFFFNVHNNFLEEVAKFRAARRLWARTMKERFKAKDPRSCTLRFHAQTAGSTLTAQQPDNNVVRVAIQALAAVLGGCQSLHTNSRDEALSLPTEASARIALRTQQIVAHESGVCDFIDGLGGSWALESLTDELEAKAVDYLRRIDEMGGMVEAISRQFPQREIEDAAYAAQKEVEEKKQTVVGVNEFVSSAEAPMDMLRIDPKLEEQQIARVKAFRRQRDNSSTTRALSELKKAAEGSENVVPKIVSAVKARATLGEVANAMREVFGEHTK